In Phocoena phocoena chromosome 19, mPhoPho1.1, whole genome shotgun sequence, a genomic segment contains:
- the LOC136139204 gene encoding LOW QUALITY PROTEIN: DDB1- and CUL4-associated factor 16-like (The sequence of the model RefSeq protein was modified relative to this genomic sequence to represent the inferred CDS: deleted 1 base in 1 codon; substituted 1 base at 1 genomic stop codon), with translation MGPRNPSPDPLSESESEEEETLRKRXINANYLNESSGEEWDSSEEEDPVVPNLTPLESLAWQVKCLLKYPTTWKPLNPNSWLYHAKLLDASTPVHVLRETGLRHCVPKLEPIPEWPPPGSCGVPPFQKPLMSPSRLSRDHATLNGVPYFATKQLSRTLSTATPIPEYLKQIPNSCVSGCCCGWLTKTVKETTRTEPINTAYSYTEFQKAVNKLLTASL, from the exons ATGGGTCCTAGAAATCCCTCTCCTGACCCTTTATCAGAATCAGAAAGTGAGGAAGAAGAA ACGCTAAGAAAACGCTGAATAAACGCTAACTACCTAAATGAGAGTTCTGGGGAAGAGTGGGATTCCTCTGAAGAAGAGGACCCTGTGGTGCCCAACCTAACACCTCTTGAGAGTCTTGCCTGGCAGgttaaatgccttttaaaatatcctaCAACTTGGAAACCTTTAAATCCTAATTCCTGGTTGTATCATGCTAAACTCTTGGATGCTAGCACACCAGTCCATGTACTTCGAGAGACAGGACTAAGACATTGTGTACCCAAACTGGAACCAATTCCTGAGTGGCCTCCTCCAGGCTCTTGTGGAGTCCCACCTTTTCAAAAGCCCCTTATGAGTCCCAGCCGGCTTTCTAGAGATCATGCCACTCTAAATGGAGTACCGTACTTTGCCACCAAACAGTTAAGCCGAACATTGAGTACAGCCACTCCCATACCTGAGTACCTCAAACAAATTCCTAATTCGTGTGTTTCTGGTTGTTGCTGTGGCTGGTTAACTAAAACAGTTAAGGAAACAACCCGCACTGAACCCATCAACACTGCTTACTCCTACACTGAGTTCCAAAAGGCAGTTAACAAACTCCTAACTGCATCACTATAA